In Vibrio japonicus, one DNA window encodes the following:
- the rpoE gene encoding RNA polymerase sigma factor RpoE, translating into MNEQLTDQVLVERVQNGDKQAFNLLVMRYQNKVCNLISRYVNNPGDVPDVAQEAFIKAYRAIPNFRGESAFYTWLYRIAVNTAKNHIVAQGRRPPAQDVDTEEAEFYETGSALKEISNPENLTLSKELKRVVFSAIEALPDDLKTAMTLRELDGLSYEEIAEVMDCPVGTVRSRIFRAREAVEKRIQPLLQR; encoded by the coding sequence ATGAACGAGCAGCTGACCGATCAAGTATTAGTTGAGCGAGTTCAGAATGGAGATAAGCAAGCGTTTAATCTATTGGTAATGAGGTACCAAAACAAGGTTTGTAACCTTATCTCTCGCTACGTCAATAACCCTGGTGATGTACCTGACGTAGCACAAGAAGCATTTATTAAAGCGTATCGAGCAATTCCTAATTTCCGAGGTGAAAGCGCCTTTTACACCTGGTTGTATCGTATCGCGGTTAATACTGCTAAAAATCACATCGTGGCGCAGGGGCGTAGGCCTCCAGCTCAAGATGTGGATACTGAAGAAGCTGAATTTTACGAAACTGGTAGTGCGTTAAAAGAAATTTCGAACCCTGAGAACTTAACGTTGTCCAAAGAATTGAAACGAGTGGTTTTCAGTGCAATTGAAGCACTACCTGATGATTTAAAAACCGCAATGACTTTACGAGAGCTAGATGGCTTAAGCTATGAAGAAATTGCGGAAGTAATGGATTGCCCAGTCGGAACGGTACGCTCGCGTATTTTCCGTGCGCGTGAAGCGGTTGAGAAGAGGATACAACCTCTTTTACAACGCTAA
- a CDS encoding aminoacyl-tRNA deacylase — MNNVFETKVTRYLTEQQVSFRLLLHTTPAVTIEDAAKQRGIRTSQMVKSIVLRDMGNLYALACAPGDQSVDPKKVRALLECRRMTCVDLSLVTELTGYQVGTVTPLLLKTPMSIIFDHKILHEDEVTISSGSNMAGIAIRCEDLIKLCKPIFADICRE, encoded by the coding sequence ATGAATAACGTGTTCGAAACTAAAGTCACTCGTTACCTAACTGAGCAGCAAGTGAGCTTTCGCTTGCTGCTGCATACTACCCCCGCTGTAACAATAGAAGATGCCGCGAAGCAACGAGGCATCCGCACTAGCCAGATGGTGAAGTCGATCGTACTGAGAGATATGGGCAATCTGTATGCACTTGCATGTGCGCCCGGGGATCAATCTGTTGATCCGAAAAAAGTGCGAGCCTTACTTGAGTGTCGACGCATGACTTGTGTTGATTTGAGTTTAGTGACGGAACTCACCGGATACCAAGTCGGCACAGTCACCCCGCTTCTGCTTAAGACACCTATGTCGATCATCTTTGATCATAAGATACTTCACGAAGATGAGGTGACGATAAGTAGTGGATCGAATATGGCTGGCATCGCAATCCGCTGCGAAGATCTTATCAAGCTATGCAAGCCTATCTTTGCTGATATTTGTCGCGAATAA
- a CDS encoding protein YgfX, whose product MACFVIVYSDIPLAPTFLLLHLSYRQFSEHGLLVTPLSGKVDFHHSGHHEYKQTPFPVKKVIFLMDKLGLLFVLKDGRRFMLWRDSVDEAEYRHLVVWLKREH is encoded by the coding sequence TTGGCTTGTTTTGTTATTGTTTATTCTGATATCCCTCTTGCTCCCACATTTTTATTGCTTCATCTAAGTTACCGACAATTTTCTGAACATGGACTTTTAGTGACACCGTTAAGTGGAAAGGTGGACTTTCATCACTCCGGGCATCACGAATATAAACAGACTCCTTTCCCAGTGAAAAAAGTGATTTTCCTGATGGATAAATTGGGCTTACTGTTTGTCCTGAAAGATGGTCGGCGGTTTATGTTGTGGCGGGATAGTGTCGATGAGGCAGAGTACCGCCATCTTGTCGTGTGGTTAAAAAGGGAGCACTGA
- a CDS encoding FAD-dependent 2-octaprenylphenol hydroxylase, with the protein MMQSVDIAIVGGGMVGLALAAAFKDTDLRIAVIESQEPKEDLSELPDVRVSALSRSSENILRNLGAWQGISHRRCAPYAAMEVWEQDSFARIEFDAQKLAQPDLGHIVENRVIQLALLEQVRKQTNVTLFMPVKCTSLAVGESEAWISLDNGQALTAKLVVGADGANSWVRKQQDIPLTHWDYGHSAVVANVWTVEPHKRTARQVFTPQGPLAFLPLGESNMSSIVWSTETSRAEKLVSMSAVEFNKSLTAEFDARLGLCEVVGERFAFPLKMRYARDFVVERVALVGDAAHTIHPLAGQGVNLGLLDAASLAQEIMVLWNQGEDIGTKRNLRGYERWRKAEAAKMIAAMQGFKDLFAGDNPAKKLVRGLGMSLVGQLPGAKDEIMKRALGLKGELPDLAKMQKVSIG; encoded by the coding sequence ATGATGCAAAGCGTAGATATTGCCATTGTTGGCGGTGGTATGGTTGGACTTGCTCTAGCCGCTGCATTTAAAGATACAGACCTGCGTATCGCTGTTATAGAAAGCCAAGAACCTAAAGAGGATCTGTCTGAACTCCCTGATGTCCGAGTGTCCGCTTTGAGCCGTTCCAGCGAGAACATATTACGCAATCTGGGAGCGTGGCAAGGGATCAGTCATCGTCGCTGTGCGCCATACGCGGCAATGGAAGTCTGGGAGCAAGACAGTTTTGCTCGTATAGAATTTGATGCTCAGAAGCTCGCGCAACCTGACCTTGGACATATTGTTGAAAACCGAGTGATCCAACTTGCGTTGTTAGAGCAAGTGAGAAAGCAAACTAATGTCACTCTGTTTATGCCTGTAAAGTGCACGAGCTTAGCGGTAGGTGAGAGTGAAGCATGGATATCTCTAGACAATGGTCAGGCACTGACGGCCAAACTGGTTGTAGGTGCAGATGGCGCTAACTCATGGGTACGCAAGCAGCAAGATATTCCGTTAACACACTGGGACTATGGTCACAGTGCTGTTGTTGCGAACGTTTGGACAGTGGAACCACATAAACGTACAGCACGTCAGGTGTTTACACCTCAAGGCCCTTTGGCGTTTCTTCCTTTGGGAGAAAGTAATATGAGCTCTATTGTCTGGTCTACCGAGACATCGCGTGCCGAGAAGTTGGTCTCAATGTCGGCGGTGGAATTCAATAAATCTCTTACGGCTGAATTTGATGCCCGTTTAGGGTTGTGTGAGGTAGTGGGTGAACGCTTTGCCTTCCCACTAAAAATGCGTTACGCCCGTGATTTTGTCGTTGAGCGTGTTGCCTTAGTCGGTGACGCAGCCCACACAATACATCCTCTAGCTGGGCAGGGAGTAAACTTGGGTTTGCTCGATGCGGCAAGCCTAGCGCAAGAAATCATGGTTTTGTGGAATCAAGGCGAAGATATTGGCACTAAGCGAAATCTGCGTGGTTATGAGCGTTGGCGTAAAGCGGAAGCAGCGAAAATGATCGCGGCGATGCAAGGCTTCAAAGACCTGTTTGCGGGTGATAACCCTGCTAAAAAGTTGGTACGTGGTTTAGGTATGAGCTTGGTTGGCCAGCTTCCTGGTGCCAAAGATGAAATCATGAAGCGCGCATTAGGTCTAAAAGGAGAACTTCCTGACTTGGCAAAAATGCAAAAAGTATCGATTGGCTAA
- the ubiH gene encoding 2-octaprenyl-6-methoxyphenyl hydroxylase translates to MKQFDVVIAGGAMAGMTLALAINKLSDKPLSIAVVEPFKADHQAHPGFDSRSIALSYGTVNTLKTLALWDDIAEVATPIKHIHVSDRSHAGMTDITTEEVGVEALGYVVELADVGRIYHSRVENDDHIELLCPESVAAVERSQNDVTVTLSSGESICSKLLVAADGAISTCCEKVGLELVEHDFEQVALIANVKVQAAPKGMAFERFTESGPIALLPMSEGRMSLVWCLKPSEADSVMSLNDEAFLQTLQDAFGWRVGAMAQVGQRASYPLLLRYRRQNISHRFAIVGNAAQTLHPIAGQGFNLGIRDVATLAEEIAASAHDPGTYQVLSQFKNRRERDREATISLTSSLVHIFSNDYLTMRIGRNLGLAAMDNLSVLKAPLLARTLGLVTR, encoded by the coding sequence ATGAAGCAGTTTGATGTTGTGATTGCTGGTGGTGCGATGGCGGGAATGACGCTGGCGCTGGCCATCAATAAACTGTCTGATAAGCCTCTTTCAATTGCTGTGGTTGAACCCTTCAAGGCAGACCACCAAGCACATCCAGGCTTTGATTCTCGCTCTATCGCTCTTTCTTACGGTACTGTGAACACCCTTAAAACATTGGCACTTTGGGATGATATTGCAGAGGTTGCGACGCCTATCAAGCATATCCATGTCTCTGATCGTTCACATGCGGGTATGACGGATATCACCACAGAAGAAGTCGGCGTTGAGGCTCTAGGGTATGTCGTGGAACTGGCGGATGTGGGTAGGATTTATCATTCGAGAGTGGAAAATGACGATCACATCGAATTGTTGTGTCCTGAGTCAGTGGCAGCGGTAGAACGTTCTCAAAATGATGTAACCGTTACTTTAAGTAGTGGTGAGAGTATTTGCAGTAAGCTATTGGTTGCTGCAGATGGCGCGATTTCTACCTGCTGTGAAAAGGTTGGTTTAGAGCTGGTTGAGCATGACTTTGAACAAGTTGCTTTGATCGCAAACGTAAAGGTACAGGCCGCACCAAAGGGAATGGCGTTTGAGCGTTTTACTGAGTCTGGTCCTATTGCGCTTTTACCAATGAGTGAAGGGCGCATGTCTCTTGTATGGTGCTTGAAACCAAGCGAAGCCGACTCTGTCATGTCACTCAACGATGAAGCTTTCCTACAAACACTTCAGGATGCGTTTGGTTGGCGAGTTGGAGCGATGGCACAAGTTGGCCAACGTGCGAGTTATCCGCTGCTACTGCGCTATCGACGACAGAATATTTCCCACCGTTTTGCCATTGTTGGCAACGCCGCTCAAACACTTCACCCAATTGCAGGGCAGGGGTTCAATTTGGGTATTCGTGATGTCGCTACGTTGGCAGAAGAGATTGCTGCTTCAGCACACGATCCGGGGACGTATCAGGTATTAAGCCAATTTAAAAATCGTCGAGAGCGTGACCGAGAAGCGACGATCTCTTTGACCTCTTCGCTTGTTCATATCTTTTCAAATGATTACCTAACAATGCGTATAGGTCGCAACCTTGGCTTGGCCGCGATGGATAACTTGTCGGTTTTAAAAGCTCCGCTTCTTGCCAGAACATTGGGCCTCGTTACACGATAG
- the ygfZ gene encoding tRNA-modifying protein YgfZ produces MDWQNRFAPLSLSTTDALPELALSHLTSWGAINMIGDDKKSYLSGQVTCDVVSLKESDSTLGAHCDAKGKVWSVFRLFHHNGGYAMFQPKSAIAVELAEIKKYAIFSKVDISESEDVALGVIGSKATLFVDQLSDSTEDVRQITGGTAIKIDEQRWLLLVNAENAAQLVDNFEGKLIDESLWTRLDIEAGLPVLTAHQQNEHIPQALNVQALDGISFTKGCYTGQETVARAKYRGMNKRAMFIVSGQSNNNPEANAELERAVGDNWRGAGKLLTSYQFSDNKTIGLVVLPNNLENETQLRLKDAPDSLWKIEPLPYSLEDE; encoded by the coding sequence ATGGATTGGCAAAATAGATTTGCGCCCCTTTCATTATCAACGACAGATGCTCTACCTGAGCTGGCTCTGTCTCACCTTACTTCTTGGGGTGCGATTAACATGATTGGAGATGACAAAAAATCATACCTAAGCGGACAAGTGACGTGTGATGTTGTCTCGCTGAAAGAAAGTGACTCTACGCTAGGCGCACATTGTGATGCGAAAGGTAAAGTGTGGAGCGTGTTTCGCTTGTTCCATCACAACGGTGGTTACGCGATGTTCCAACCAAAATCAGCGATTGCTGTTGAATTAGCTGAGATAAAAAAATACGCCATTTTCTCAAAAGTAGATATCTCAGAAAGCGAAGACGTGGCACTGGGCGTGATTGGTAGCAAAGCGACTCTATTCGTCGACCAATTATCGGATAGTACAGAAGATGTCCGTCAGATCACTGGTGGCACAGCAATCAAAATTGATGAGCAACGCTGGTTGCTTTTGGTCAATGCAGAGAATGCAGCGCAACTGGTAGATAACTTTGAAGGCAAACTGATTGATGAATCATTATGGACTCGTTTAGATATCGAAGCTGGCCTGCCAGTATTGACGGCTCATCAACAAAATGAACACATCCCTCAAGCATTAAACGTTCAAGCGCTTGATGGCATCAGCTTTACTAAAGGCTGCTACACTGGGCAAGAAACAGTAGCTCGCGCAAAATACCGTGGTATGAACAAGCGTGCGATGTTCATCGTATCGGGCCAATCCAATAATAACCCTGAGGCCAATGCAGAGCTAGAACGCGCAGTCGGTGATAACTGGCGTGGTGCAGGTAAGCTTTTAACCAGCTATCAGTTCAGTGACAACAAAACGATCGGGTTAGTTGTGCTACCAAATAACCTAGAAAACGAGACTCAACTTCGTTTGAAAGACGCTCCGGATTCTTTGTGGAAAATCGAACCTCTGCCCTATTCACTCGAAGATGAATAA
- the nadB gene encoding L-aspartate oxidase: MNANREHQCDVLVVGSGAAGLSLALRVAEHAKVIVLSKGPRSEGATYYAQGGIAAVFDESDSIESHVQDTLIAGGGICEKETVEFIAKNAKKCVQWLIDGGVPFDREENDDGEKPRYHLTREGGHSHRRILHAADATGMAMQTSLQDNANNHPNITVLERHNALDLITEDKVKAGGDNKKVVGAYIWNRNEEHVETVRTKFVVLATGGASKVYQYTSNPDVSSGDGIAIAWRAGCRVANLEFNQFHPTCLFHPEARNFLLTEALRGEGAYLRRPDGSRFMPDFDEREELAPRDVVARAIDFEMKRLGADCMYLDISHKPADFIEKHFPTINMRLLDLGIDMTKEPIPIVPAAHYTCGGVMVDFNGQTDLSQLYAIGEVSYTGLHGANRMASNSLLECVVYAWAAAKDIIKKLDNAELPPSLPAWDESQVSCSDEEVVIQHNWHELRLFMWDYMGIVRTDKRLERALRRIQLLQQETHEYYSNFRVSNNLLELRNLLQVAELMVRCAMERKESRGLHYTLDYPELAEDSGPTILIPKKLQ, translated from the coding sequence ATGAACGCAAACCGTGAACATCAATGTGATGTGTTAGTGGTAGGCAGTGGTGCTGCAGGGTTATCACTGGCGTTACGTGTAGCAGAACATGCCAAAGTCATCGTATTGAGCAAAGGTCCTCGTAGTGAGGGGGCAACCTACTACGCTCAAGGTGGTATTGCCGCAGTGTTTGATGAGTCAGACAGTATCGAATCACATGTCCAAGATACCCTGATCGCCGGTGGCGGCATATGTGAAAAAGAAACTGTTGAGTTTATTGCTAAGAATGCGAAGAAATGTGTTCAGTGGCTAATTGATGGTGGTGTTCCATTTGACCGTGAAGAAAATGATGACGGCGAAAAGCCCCGTTATCACCTAACACGCGAAGGTGGTCACAGTCACCGCCGTATTCTTCATGCAGCCGATGCGACAGGGATGGCGATGCAAACGTCACTGCAAGATAACGCAAACAATCACCCTAACATCACTGTTTTAGAGCGCCACAACGCACTTGATCTCATCACTGAAGACAAAGTAAAAGCAGGTGGTGACAACAAGAAAGTCGTCGGTGCCTATATTTGGAACCGCAACGAAGAGCATGTTGAAACCGTACGTACCAAATTTGTTGTTTTGGCTACAGGCGGTGCTTCAAAAGTTTATCAATATACTTCGAACCCAGATGTCTCCTCTGGTGACGGTATTGCCATCGCATGGCGTGCTGGCTGTCGCGTAGCAAACCTAGAATTTAATCAATTCCACCCAACGTGTTTATTCCATCCTGAAGCCAGAAACTTCTTGCTGACAGAAGCGTTGCGCGGCGAAGGCGCTTACCTACGTCGTCCAGATGGCAGTCGCTTTATGCCTGATTTTGACGAGCGTGAAGAGTTAGCTCCACGTGACGTTGTTGCTCGCGCTATCGACTTTGAAATGAAACGTCTTGGTGCAGATTGCATGTACTTAGATATCAGTCATAAACCTGCAGACTTTATCGAAAAGCATTTCCCAACGATAAACATGCGTTTACTCGACCTTGGTATCGACATGACGAAAGAGCCGATCCCAATCGTACCTGCGGCTCACTACACGTGTGGCGGGGTCATGGTTGATTTCAACGGCCAAACGGATCTTTCCCAACTTTACGCGATTGGTGAAGTGAGTTACACCGGTCTACACGGTGCAAACCGTATGGCTTCTAACTCACTGCTCGAATGTGTGGTTTATGCGTGGGCAGCGGCTAAAGACATTATTAAGAAACTCGACAATGCTGAGCTTCCACCTAGCCTACCAGCCTGGGACGAAAGCCAAGTGAGTTGTTCAGATGAAGAGGTTGTCATTCAGCACAACTGGCACGAATTGCGCCTATTCATGTGGGATTACATGGGTATTGTTCGTACTGACAAACGCCTAGAACGTGCGTTGCGCCGGATTCAACTACTGCAACAAGAAACACACGAGTACTACAGTAACTTCCGTGTTTCCAACAACTTACTGGAGCTGCGTAATCTCCTTCAAGTGGCTGAATTAATGGTGCGATGTGCGATGGAGCGTAAAGAGAGTCGTGGCCTGCATTATACTTTGGACTATCCAGAGCTTGCGGAAGATAGCGGCCCCACCATTTTGATCCCTAAAAAACTACAATAA
- a CDS encoding FAD assembly factor SdhE, producing the protein MYTTEEKARIKWACRRGMLELDVVIMPFFEECFDELQENEQRDFVSLLECDDPDLFTWIMGHGRSENLAHASMIDKIVAHNLSKVR; encoded by the coding sequence ATGTACACCACGGAAGAAAAAGCGCGTATTAAGTGGGCGTGTCGTAGAGGAATGCTAGAGCTCGACGTAGTGATCATGCCTTTTTTCGAAGAATGTTTTGATGAGCTGCAAGAAAATGAGCAGCGTGACTTTGTTTCTTTGTTGGAATGCGATGACCCAGATTTGTTTACTTGGATTATGGGGCATGGTCGCAGTGAGAACCTAGCACATGCGTCTATGATAGATAAAATTGTTGCTCACAACCTCAGCAAAGTACGTTAG
- a CDS encoding DUF1107 domain-containing protein, with the protein MRLFKRYTPGMIAKHVSRLFKGRIYIYGVGKFEFDNGKLILPEKAEKRHFQAVKEVNQEIMKLRCAYA; encoded by the coding sequence ATGAGACTGTTTAAGCGCTATACACCAGGTATGATTGCTAAACATGTAAGTCGATTATTTAAAGGAAGAATTTATATTTACGGGGTAGGTAAATTTGAGTTCGACAACGGGAAACTGATTCTCCCAGAGAAAGCAGAGAAAAGGCACTTTCAAGCAGTGAAAGAAGTGAACCAGGAAATCATGAAGCTACGATGCGCTTATGCTTAA